The proteins below come from a single Sphingomonas carotinifaciens genomic window:
- the secE gene encoding preprotein translocase subunit SecE translates to MAKTTPIEFINQVKAETKKVVWPSRRETVMTGVMVVIMTTILAIFFLGVDSFFEALVRALLSLAQ, encoded by the coding sequence GTGGCAAAGACGACTCCGATCGAGTTCATCAACCAGGTCAAGGCCGAGACCAAGAAGGTCGTTTGGCCGTCCCGGCGCGAGACCGTGATGACCGGCGTCATGGTCGTCATCATGACGACGATCCTCGCGATCTTCTTCCTGGGCGTCGATTCGTTCTTCGAAGCGCTCGTCCGCGCCCTGCTCAGCCTCGCTCAGTAA
- the nusG gene encoding transcription termination/antitermination protein NusG yields MARWYIIHAYSGFEGKVRDSIMAEAARMGLEQLVEQIEVPTETVTEARRGKKIAVERKFMPGYVLAKLDMTDQVYHLVKNTPKVTGFLGSSGKPQAISESEATRMLNSKEEAAAAPKHKIKVDYEIGDAVKVLEGPFASFNGVVEELDFDKSKVKVSVSIFGRATPVELDFEQVERSK; encoded by the coding sequence ATGGCGCGCTGGTACATCATTCACGCCTATTCCGGGTTCGAGGGCAAGGTCCGCGACTCGATCATGGCCGAAGCGGCCCGCATGGGGCTGGAGCAACTGGTCGAGCAGATCGAGGTACCGACCGAAACGGTGACCGAGGCCCGTCGCGGCAAGAAGATCGCGGTCGAGCGCAAGTTCATGCCCGGCTACGTCCTTGCCAAGCTCGACATGACCGATCAGGTCTATCACTTGGTCAAGAACACGCCCAAGGTCACCGGCTTTCTCGGCTCCAGCGGCAAGCCGCAGGCGATCAGCGAGAGCGAAGCCACGCGCATGCTGAACTCCAAGGAGGAGGCAGCGGCCGCGCCGAAGCACAAGATCAAGGTCGATTACGAGATCGGCGACGCGGTCAAGGTGCTGGAGGGTCCCTTCGCCAGCTTCAACGGTGTGGTCGAGGAACTGGATTTCGACAAGTCGAAGGTCAAGGTGTCCGTATCGATCTTCGGCCGTGCGACGCCGGTCGAACTCGATTTCGAGCAGGTCGAACGCTCCAAATAA
- a CDS encoding sigma-70 family RNA polymerase sigma factor, whose amino-acid sequence MAADRQDHAASARARLVEALVATGHEDREAFRTVYRLTSAKLFGICLRICGDRQDAEDVLHDVYVIVWRRAGAFEPGRASPITWLATIARNRAIDWQRGRTRHPADPIDDAALALPDPTQVPVDRLVDEETVARLQACLGTLETRQREAIRIAFFDGVRYPEIARRLTLPLGTVKSWVHRGLARLRTCLDGDH is encoded by the coding sequence GTGGCAGCAGATCGGCAGGATCACGCGGCGTCGGCACGCGCGCGTCTGGTGGAGGCACTGGTCGCAACCGGTCACGAGGATCGCGAAGCCTTTCGCACCGTCTATCGTCTTACTTCCGCGAAGCTGTTCGGCATTTGCCTTCGTATCTGTGGTGATCGTCAGGATGCGGAGGATGTGTTGCACGATGTCTATGTCATCGTCTGGAGACGGGCCGGCGCATTCGAGCCCGGCCGGGCCAGCCCGATCACCTGGCTTGCCACGATCGCCCGCAACCGCGCTATCGACTGGCAGCGCGGGCGCACGCGCCATCCCGCCGACCCGATCGACGATGCGGCGCTGGCCCTGCCCGATCCCACGCAGGTGCCTGTTGACCGGCTTGTGGACGAGGAAACGGTCGCCCGCCTCCAGGCATGTCTGGGCACGCTGGAGACGCGCCAGCGCGAGGCGATCCGCATCGCCTTTTTCGATGGGGTCCGCTATCCTGAAATCGCTCGCCGGCTGACGCTGCCGCTGGGCACGGTGAAAAGCTGGGTACATCGCGGGCTCGCGCGCTTGAGGACCTGTCTCGATGGCGACCACTGA